The proteins below are encoded in one region of Brevinematales bacterium:
- a CDS encoding 4Fe-4S binding protein, which yields MKTVIYYFTGTGNSLWAARKIGGYLGDTELIPIIRAMKEKKFAPEASRIGFVFPLYFGGIPLIVADFIRELDFSGAEYIFTVCTRGFHIAGGAIKQMKNLLLSQGSSLSLGLYLNMIDNYLPTFDIPAKEALIKTNVSAQDKTEKIARMIAAGKKKISYALLEINGNILYPSFLRGARGMDAEFILRDTCNGCATCEMVCPVNNIRMTDSRPEFLHHCEQCYACAHACPKLSIVPGTKSLNKKRRFRNPEIALRDIIAQKSG from the coding sequence ATGAAAACGGTTATCTATTATTTCACCGGCACCGGGAATTCGCTTTGGGCGGCGCGTAAAATCGGGGGATATTTGGGCGATACCGAGCTTATCCCGATTATCCGCGCGATGAAGGAGAAAAAATTCGCGCCTGAAGCATCGCGGATCGGCTTTGTTTTCCCGCTATACTTCGGCGGAATCCCCCTGATTGTCGCCGATTTTATCCGCGAATTGGATTTTTCCGGCGCGGAATATATTTTCACGGTCTGCACCCGGGGATTCCATATTGCCGGGGGCGCGATCAAACAGATGAAAAATTTATTGCTATCGCAGGGTTCCAGCCTTTCATTGGGGCTTTACCTGAATATGATCGATAACTACCTCCCGACGTTCGATATACCCGCGAAGGAAGCATTGATAAAAACCAACGTTTCCGCGCAGGATAAAACGGAAAAAATCGCCCGGATGATCGCCGCGGGTAAGAAAAAAATCAGTTACGCGCTTCTCGAGATCAACGGGAATATCCTCTATCCGTCTTTCCTGAGGGGCGCGCGCGGGATGGACGCGGAGTTTATCCTGCGGGATACCTGTAACGGATGCGCGACCTGCGAAATGGTCTGCCCGGTGAACAATATCCGTATGACGGACTCCCGCCCTGAATTCCTTCATCACTGCGAGCAGTGTTATGCCTGCGCGCACGCGTGCCCGAAACTGTCCATAGTACCGGGAACCAAGTCGCTCAATAAAAAGCGCCGTTTCAGAAACCCCGAGATCGCACTGAGAGATATTATCGCGCAGAAAAGCGGGTAA
- a CDS encoding radical SAM protein, producing the protein MNIVLLLTDNCNLRCTYCYYQNTKNRKNGDPGTITGAIDYFYGYAKKMKHDFLNITFFGGEPLLSWDLLKTGVAHAENIPDPGFRFHFAVNTNGTLLSDEKIDYMEEHKFLIYLSLDGVKKTQDSQRPLHNGGGSYDMISPWIPRLTKSNTMVEKVITPENVASFTTDIEFIINRGFRSIITTPDFSGNWTRESFETLEREYKKMYQLYLKKQKRGKALYINLIEDKIKAFLAKKSFKETCCNMGLSIFSVSPEGNIYPCTRFVTSDPGSPFLVGNIKDGIDPKKLISINSFHSKDKPECVDCTIKDRCLGNSCGCVSYSTTGDIFGLNPFVCEHERMITRMADELATELFG; encoded by the coding sequence ATGAATATAGTACTTCTTTTAACCGACAACTGCAATCTGCGATGCACCTACTGTTATTACCAGAACACTAAAAACCGTAAAAACGGCGACCCCGGGACAATTACGGGGGCTATCGATTATTTTTACGGCTACGCTAAAAAAATGAAGCACGATTTCCTGAATATCACTTTCTTCGGTGGCGAACCTCTGCTTTCATGGGATTTACTCAAGACCGGCGTCGCGCATGCGGAGAATATCCCCGACCCCGGTTTCCGCTTTCACTTCGCTGTCAACACTAACGGGACTTTACTATCCGACGAGAAAATCGATTATATGGAAGAGCATAAATTCCTCATCTATCTCTCCCTCGACGGTGTAAAAAAGACCCAGGACAGCCAAAGGCCTCTGCATAACGGCGGCGGAAGTTACGATATGATCTCCCCGTGGATACCCCGTCTCACTAAGTCCAACACGATGGTGGAGAAAGTAATCACTCCCGAAAATGTGGCGTCGTTTACCACGGACATAGAGTTCATTATCAACAGGGGATTCCGTTCGATTATCACTACCCCGGATTTTTCGGGAAACTGGACGCGCGAGTCGTTCGAAACGCTGGAGCGGGAATATAAAAAGATGTACCAGCTCTATCTGAAGAAGCAGAAACGCGGGAAAGCGCTGTATATCAATCTGATCGAGGATAAGATCAAAGCCTTCCTCGCGAAAAAGTCGTTCAAGGAAACCTGCTGTAATATGGGTTTGAGTATCTTCTCGGTATCCCCGGAGGGAAATATCTATCCCTGCACGCGTTTTGTGACCAGCGACCCCGGCAGTCCGTTTCTTGTCGGAAACATCAAGGACGGTATCGACCCTAAAAAATTAATCTCCATCAACAGCTTCCACAGTAAGGATAAGCCCGAATGCGTCGACTGCACGATCAAAGACCGCTGCCTGGGCAATTCCTGTGGATGCGTGTCCTATTCTACTACCGGCGACATATTCGGCCTGAACCCGTTCGTCTGCGAGCACGAACGGATGATTACCCGGATGGCCGACGAGCTTGCGACCGAACTGTTCGGCTGA
- a CDS encoding polysaccharide deacetylase family protein, translating to MKKLLLALCILCITACEASYAGAKAKSSKIFVLCFHTFHDAKKGQYNFAPAVFSEQIQAIKKLGYHFLSMQDFIAGKFDYPLNVMITIDDGNKTIDNIYKDVLKKNGVPVTFFIYPNIIGKMNYALTFNELAWYKKDGVYFGGHGYFHEFVNQKLYDLSVQRFKDEIYKVKDVLEKKLGMPVITYAYPFGVYSPITIEHLRLAGYKYAFTIKWGYIETPIDPAKAYELPRYLVTPTEWKSIYEILKKYSGVQASAKK from the coding sequence ATGAAAAAATTACTTTTAGCTCTGTGTATACTGTGTATTACGGCCTGTGAGGCCTCCTACGCGGGCGCAAAAGCAAAATCATCGAAAATATTCGTACTTTGCTTCCATACGTTCCATGACGCGAAAAAAGGGCAATATAACTTCGCTCCCGCCGTATTTTCCGAGCAGATTCAGGCTATTAAGAAGCTAGGATACCACTTCCTCTCTATGCAGGACTTTATCGCGGGTAAGTTCGACTATCCCTTGAACGTTATGATTACTATCGACGACGGCAATAAAACTATCGATAATATCTATAAGGACGTGCTGAAGAAGAACGGCGTACCCGTCACCTTCTTCATCTATCCGAATATCATCGGTAAAATGAATTACGCCCTCACGTTTAACGAACTTGCGTGGTATAAAAAGGACGGCGTTTATTTCGGCGGCCACGGTTATTTTCACGAGTTCGTCAACCAGAAACTCTACGACCTGAGCGTACAACGCTTCAAGGACGAGATTTATAAAGTCAAGGACGTGCTGGAAAAAAAGCTCGGCATGCCGGTTATCACCTACGCCTATCCGTTCGGAGTGTACTCCCCTATTACCATCGAGCATCTCAGGCTCGCCGGATACAAGTACGCGTTTACCATCAAATGGGGCTATATCGAAACCCCTATCGATCCGGCCAAAGCATACGAACTTCCCCGTTATCTCGTTACTCCTACCGAATGGAAAAGCATCTATGAAATACTAAAAAAGTACTCCGGGGTTCAGGCCAGCGCCAAGAAATAA
- a CDS encoding aspartate ammonia-lyase, which yields MKYRVEKDSIGEKNIPENALYGIHTVRALENFPSDGARVPVELIRSIVLIKRCAAVVSLENSLIEPSKASAIINSCDQLLTHHPSDAFPLPSIQGGAGTSVNMNVNEVIANTAILLLGGNPGDYHLVHPNDDVNRFQSTNDVYPSALRIAVIELLVNLANSLADLQSSLQEKEREFADIIKVGRTEMRDAVPVTLGQEFGAYAEAIARDRWRVFKCEERLRVLNIGGTAVGTGLNAPKIFIFRLIEELRRATGLGISRAENNIDMTQNADVFAEVSGILKTVAVNYIKISHDLRLLSSGPYAGIGEIDLPRRQAGSSIMPGKVNPVIPEYAASIGIQVIANDSAITQAASMGQLELNAFLPVIAENLIRSVKLLTDGAVSLKNYCIDGITANAERCRVLLEHSEAPATLLAPYIGYDRSAEIVSYARERSITVREAAIEMKIFTAPELDIIFDTRHATSPGISGSKELRDRINLKNESDSHE from the coding sequence ATGAAATACCGCGTGGAAAAAGATTCTATCGGCGAGAAAAATATCCCTGAAAACGCCCTCTACGGCATCCATACCGTTCGCGCTCTGGAAAACTTCCCATCGGACGGCGCGAGAGTGCCTGTAGAACTAATCCGGTCGATTGTTCTGATTAAACGATGCGCGGCCGTCGTAAGCCTCGAAAACAGCCTCATCGAGCCCTCCAAGGCCTCCGCCATCATCAATTCATGCGATCAACTGCTGACGCATCATCCGTCCGACGCGTTTCCACTGCCGTCCATACAGGGGGGCGCGGGCACTTCGGTCAATATGAACGTCAACGAGGTAATCGCGAATACGGCAATTCTGCTTCTCGGCGGAAATCCCGGCGATTATCATCTCGTTCACCCTAACGACGACGTCAACCGTTTCCAGTCCACCAACGACGTCTATCCGTCCGCGCTCCGTATCGCGGTGATCGAACTTCTTGTCAATCTTGCCAACAGCCTTGCCGACCTGCAATCATCGCTTCAGGAAAAGGAGCGTGAGTTCGCGGATATCATCAAGGTCGGGCGTACCGAGATGCGGGACGCGGTTCCCGTGACGCTCGGGCAGGAATTCGGGGCTTATGCCGAGGCGATCGCCCGCGACCGTTGGCGCGTGTTCAAGTGCGAGGAACGCCTTCGCGTGCTGAATATCGGGGGCACTGCGGTCGGAACAGGGCTGAACGCTCCGAAAATCTTCATATTCCGCCTGATCGAGGAACTCCGTAGAGCTACGGGGCTGGGCATCAGCCGCGCGGAAAATAATATCGATATGACGCAGAACGCCGACGTTTTCGCCGAAGTCTCGGGCATCCTGAAAACGGTCGCTGTCAACTATATAAAAATTTCGCACGACCTTCGCCTGCTGTCGAGCGGGCCTTATGCGGGTATCGGGGAAATCGATCTCCCGAGGCGTCAGGCCGGGAGTTCGATTATGCCGGGGAAAGTCAACCCGGTCATACCGGAGTATGCCGCGTCTATCGGGATACAGGTGATCGCGAACGATTCCGCTATCACACAGGCCGCGTCGATGGGACAGCTCGAACTTAACGCGTTCCTCCCGGTGATCGCGGAAAATCTCATCCGTTCGGTAAAACTCCTGACGGACGGCGCTGTATCGCTGAAAAATTACTGCATCGACGGGATTACCGCGAACGCGGAGCGATGCCGCGTCCTTTTAGAACATAGCGAAGCCCCCGCCACCCTGCTCGCCCCCTATATCGGCTATGACCGGAGCGCGGAAATCGTTTCATACGCGCGGGAACGGAGTATCACAGTACGCGAAGCCGCGATAGAAATGAAGATATTTACCGCGCCCGAGCTCGATATTATTTTCGATACGCGGCACGCCACGTCCCCCGGAATATCCGGGAGTAAAGAGCTCAGGGATAGAATAAATCTGAAAAATGAGAGCGACAGCCATGAATGA
- the hydF gene encoding [FeFe] hydrogenase H-cluster maturation GTPase HydF, whose protein sequence is MNETPKSERMHIGIFGPRNAGKSSLINALTGQEIALVSDTPGTTTDPVYKSMEILPIGPVVIIDTAGLDDSGDLGAKRVKKSMDVLRKCDLAVVVIPARTILDESPAAEDDLFKSLQDKEIPFIVAVNKIDIDSVDDTLIRKRLKNIPFIKISALTGAGIGLLRQAIITESDVRWREDTIVGDIISPGDLVVLVVPIDDAAPKGRLILPQVQTIRDILDHDAIALTVKERELAQTFRMLSVKPKLVITDSQAFQKVSADTPPDILLTSFSILFARYKGDLLTYLRGIKRINSLKDGDKVLIAEACTHHVQSDDIGTVKIPRWLSQFTGKNLVFEKSSGCGFPDNLSEYRLVVHCGSCMLNRRETIARARAAEQAGVAITNYGLTIAYSFGILERALRPFPIAEAILSDDIY, encoded by the coding sequence ATGAATGAGACCCCAAAAAGCGAAAGGATGCATATCGGGATATTCGGCCCCAGGAACGCCGGGAAGTCGAGCCTGATTAACGCCCTGACCGGGCAGGAAATCGCGCTGGTGTCAGATACCCCCGGCACGACGACCGACCCTGTTTATAAATCGATGGAAATACTCCCGATAGGCCCGGTCGTGATAATCGACACCGCCGGTCTGGACGATTCCGGCGATCTGGGCGCGAAACGTGTTAAAAAGTCGATGGATGTACTGCGTAAATGCGATTTAGCGGTGGTAGTAATTCCCGCTCGTACTATTTTAGACGAAAGCCCCGCGGCTGAGGATGATTTATTCAAGTCATTACAAGACAAAGAGATACCGTTCATCGTGGCGGTAAATAAAATAGATATCGATTCCGTTGACGATACGCTTATTCGTAAACGGCTGAAAAATATCCCGTTCATCAAAATCAGCGCGCTGACAGGCGCGGGAATCGGACTTCTCAGGCAGGCGATAATTACCGAGAGCGACGTGAGATGGCGTGAGGATACGATAGTCGGGGATATTATTTCCCCCGGCGACCTCGTGGTGCTGGTCGTCCCGATAGACGACGCCGCCCCTAAAGGGCGTCTCATCCTCCCGCAGGTGCAGACGATCCGCGATATCCTCGACCATGACGCTATCGCGCTGACGGTGAAGGAACGCGAGCTCGCGCAGACATTCCGAATGCTCAGCGTCAAGCCGAAATTGGTCATCACCGACTCGCAGGCGTTCCAGAAGGTATCGGCGGACACCCCGCCGGACATCCTGCTGACATCGTTCTCTATCCTGTTCGCGCGGTACAAGGGCGACCTTCTGACCTACCTGCGCGGGATAAAACGCATCAATTCGCTTAAAGACGGCGATAAAGTCCTGATAGCGGAAGCATGTACGCATCATGTGCAGTCCGACGATATCGGGACGGTAAAAATACCGCGATGGCTGTCGCAGTTTACGGGAAAGAACCTGGTTTTCGAAAAATCCAGCGGCTGCGGCTTCCCGGACAACCTGTCGGAATACCGCCTCGTCGTGCATTGCGGATCGTGCATGCTGAACCGCCGCGAAACTATCGCGCGCGCGCGCGCGGCCGAACAGGCGGGGGTCGCGATCACCAACTACGGGCTGACTATCGCCTACTCGTTCGGTATACTCGAACGCGCGCTTCGGCCGTTCCCTATCGCGGAAGCCATCCTGTCCGACGATATTTACTAA